The Rhododendron vialii isolate Sample 1 chromosome 8a, ASM3025357v1 genome has a window encoding:
- the LOC131298498 gene encoding uncharacterized protein LOC131298498: MDSRPEVWMFGFLVLGFVGGQVGGAGVASRSCGFPAVYNFGDSNSDTGARSAALGGVPPPNGVTFFDKPSGRLCDGRLIIDFIAENLGLPYLSAYLDSIGTSFRHGANFAVSGSSIRPGGYSPIHLDLQINQFGQLKSRTTDLYNQVSRNGEKITPCKSSIPRPEDFPKALYTFDIGQNDIAFGFQYSSEEQVRALIPDILEKFSKAVQNLYDQGARFFWVHNTGPLGCLPYSVINDQSKPGNLDQHGCVMPVNEVAMEFNRQLKYRVSKLKAQLVHSTFTYVDVYSAKYSLISNAKNLGFEDPMDFCCGSYYGYHVDCGTLAFVNGTVYGYPCKEPSRHISWDGIHYSEAANKMIANLIVNGSLSDPPISIADACQPLSMLLQLEYAKFSIWKSFSRFCPSNVYRWMYKTSLSNEKTYRHIALLTSSEESHFLCLCLNSSAEVVHDQPHMGSPPCTWVLGLVVLGFAAEQMVGGASAGGRGGSKSCGFPAIYNFGDSNSDTGGRVSAFGQDPSPYGETFFGMPSGRLSDGRLVIDFIAEELGLPYLSAYLDSIGTNISHGANFAVAGSTIRPGGHSPFFLDIQISQFIHFKTRTALLYKKLSKKGKSNLPRPEDFSRALYTFDMGQNDLALFDQDTKTTEKKVRASIPDILEKFSKAIQRLYKAGARVFWVHSIGPIGCSPFTVIYGESKTTKLDKYGCIKSQNEVAKEFNKQLKDSVSKLRAKLAHSVFTYVDVYSAKYSVISKAKKLGFNDPMKICCGIYGEYQVDCGSTETVNGKKVYGKPCADPSKYISWDGTHNTEAINKLIAKLIVNGSLSDPPVSLADACHTP; encoded by the exons ATGGATTCTCGGCCGGAGGTTTGGATGTTTGGGTTTTTGGTACTTGGATTTGTTGGTGGACAGGTGGGTGGTGCTGGTGTTGCTTCGAGAAGCTGTGGGTTTCCGGCTGTGTATAACTTTGGAGACTCGAATTCCGATACTGGAGCCCGATCGGCGGCCTTGGGGGGTGTGCCTCCACCGAATGGCGTAACTTTCTTTGACAAGCCATCTGGAAGGCTTTGTGATGGTCGTCTCATCATTGATTTTATAG CTGAAAATCTGGGATTGCCATACTTGAGTGCATACCTGGACTCAATTGGTACAAGTTTCAGACATGGTGCTAACTTTGCAGTGTCTGGTTCGTCTATTCGTCCAGGCGGCTATAGCCCCATCCACCTAGACCTCCAGATAAATCAATTCGGTCAATTAAAGTCGCGTACCACTGACCTCTACAATCAAGTAAGCAGAAATG GGGAAAAGATTACACCATGTAAAAGTAGTATTCCGAGGCCTGAGGACTTCCCAAAGGCCCTATACACGTTTGATATCGGACAGAATGATATTGCCTTTGGTTTTCAGTATTCCTCTGAAGAACAAGTCAGAGCATTGATTCCCGATATCCTGGAAAAGTTCTCTAAAGCAGTTCAA AACTTGTATGACCAAGGGGCAAGATTCTTCTGGGTGCATAACACGGGGCCACTCGGCTGCTTGCCATATAGTGTCATCAACGATCAATCAAAGCCCGGAAATTTAGATCAACACGGGTGTGTGATGCCAGTTAATGAGGTGGCTATGGAGTTCAACAGGCAGCTAAAGTACAGGGTCTCAAAGCTAAAGGCGCAACTTGTACATTCAACATTTACATACGTTGACGTGTATTCGGCTAAATACTCTCTGATAAGCAATGCAAAGAATCTAG GTTTCGAGGATCCGATGGATTTCTGCTGCGGCAGTTACTACGGATACCATGTGGATTGCGGAACGTTGGCATTCGTTAACGGCACCGTCTATGGATACCCGTGCAAAGAGCCATCGAGACACATTAGCTGGGATGGAATACACTACTCTGAGGCTGCCAACAAGATGATTGCAAATCTCATTGTCAATGGCTCCCTTTCCGATCCTCCGATATCAATCGCAGATGCTTGTCAACCTCTA AGTATGCTTCTGCAATTGGAAtatgcaaaattttcaatttggaaATCGTTTAGTAGATTCTGTCCCAGCAATGTGTACAGATGGATG TACAAAACTTCACTATCCAACGAAAAAACATATAGGCACATAGCTCTTCTAACAAGCTCAGAAGAATCTCATTTCCTCTGTCTTTGTCTGAACTCTTCTGCCGAGGTTGTTCACGACCAGCCACATATGGGTTCTCCGCCGTGTACATGGGTGCTTGGTTTGGTGGTACTAGGATTTGCTGCCGAACAAATGGTGGGTGGTGCTAGTGCTGGTGGTCGTGGTGGTTCGAAGAGTTGTGGGTTTCCGGCTATATACAACTTCGGGGACTCGAATTCAGACACCGGCGGGCGTGTGTCGGCCTTCGGCCAAGACCCGTCGCCGTATGGCGAAACTTTCTTCGGCATGCCGTCTGGAAGGCTTTCTGATGGTCGTCTCGTCATTGACTTTATAG CTGAAGAACTGGGATTGCCATACTTGAGTGCATACCTGGACTCAATTGGAACAAATATCAGTCATGGTGCTAACTTTGCAGTAGCCGGTTCCACTATTCGTCCAGGCGGCCACAGTCCTTTCTTCCTTGACATCCAAATCTCACAATTCATTCACTTCAAAACCCGTACCGCTCTCCTCTACAAGAAACTTAGCAAAAAGG GTAAAAGCAATCTTCCGAGGCCTGAGGACTTCTCGAGGGCTCTTTACACTTTTGACATGGGGCAGAACGATTTAGCCTTGTTTGATCAGGATACTAAAACCACAGAAAAAAAGGTCAGAGCATCTATTCCTGATATCCTCGAGAAGTTCTCCAAAGCAATTCAG CGATTGTACAAGGCAGGGGCAAGGGTATTCTGGGTACATAGCATTGGGCCAATTGGATGCTCGCCATTCACAGTCATCTATGGCGAATCAAAGACCACAAAGTTAGACAAATATGGGTGCATAAAATCTCAGAATGAGGTGGCTAAGGAGTTCAACAAGCAGCTAAAGGACAGTGTCTCCAAGCTAAGGGCAAAACTTGCGCATTCAGTATTTACATATGTTGATGTGTATTCAGCGAAGTACTCAGTGATAAGCAAGGCAAAGAAGTTAG GTTTTAATGATCCGATGAAGATTTGCTGTGGGATTTACGGTGAATATCAGGTGGATTGTGGGTCAACAGAAACTGTGAATGGAAAAAAAGTCTATGGAAAACCTTGTGCTGATCCATCAAAATACATAAGCTGGGATGGTACACACAATACTGAAGCTATCAACAAACTAATCGCAAAGCTCATTGTCAACGGCTCCCTTTCTGACCCTCCGGTATCACTTGCAGATGCTTGTCATACTCCTTGA
- the LOC131298885 gene encoding protein KINESIN LIGHT CHAIN-RELATED 2-like: MPELVMEGLNVDEVSSPPNQHYIPYKKSFTNRSPKSPLSTHSPGNESIDQSIDGEVDISIEQLYRNVFEMQSSDPSPSRPSFLSYGDESRIDSELRFYAGGSYREVEIRKEVVVVENKEPKKQTGLLNEKSEAIAHLSPRSKSFHGKPPTGKRNGKARKANETTSNVGRGKMEEGKEDSLEAAYLGPCLLKQAQDLVPSGGNPRKALELALRALKSFESCASEKPNLELVMCLHVVASLYCRLGQYSEAIPILDRSIEISDIDEGPDSALAKFSGLMKLGDTYALIGKIENSILCYTGGLEVQREFLGEKDYRVGETCRYVAEAHVQAFQFDEAEKLCQLALDIHKENGSPPSPQEAADGRLMGLILESKGEYEAALGQYVLASMTMAENGQELDLASIDCSIGDTYLSLSRYDEAILAYQKALVVFKSVKGENQLSVASVFVRLADLYNKIGKFKESKSNCENALRIYSKPVPGGHTEEIASGLINVSAIYESMNEPGEALKLLQKALKIYGNAPGMQCTIAGIEAQVGVMYYMMGSYSDSHDSLESAISKLREVGEKKSSLFGVALNQMGLVCVQLHAINEAAELFQEARSIFESEYGPYHPNTLGVYSNLAGTYDALGRTDDAIEILDYVVGMREEKLGTANPDVDDEKRRLAELLKEGGRVRNRKLMSLETLLDTNLQFL; the protein is encoded by the exons ATGCCTGAGTTGGTCATGGAGGGGTTAAATGTGGACGAAGTGTCATCACCACCCAATCAACACTACATTCCATACAAGAAATCTTTCACAAACAGGTCTCCAAAAAGTCCATTAAGTACTCACAGTCCAGGTAATGAGTCCATTGATCAATCCATAGATGGAGAGGTTGACATCTCTATTGAGCAGCTTTACAGAAATGTCTTTGAGATGCAAAGCTCGGACCCATCCCCGTCGAGGCCTAGCTTTCTGTCCTATGGTGATGAGTCTCGGATTGATTCTGAATTACGATTCTATGCTGGAGGAAGTTATAGGGAGGTGGAGATAAGaaaagaggtggtggtggtggagaataAAGAGCCTAAAAAACAAACTGGGCTTTTGAATGAAAAGTCTGAAGCAATTGCACATTTAAGTCCAAGGAGCAAATCTTTCCATGGGAAGCCTCCAACTGGGAAAAGAAATGGGAAGGCAAGAAAGGCGAACGAAACGACTTCTAATGTAGGACGGGGCAAAATGGAGGAGGGAAAGGAAGATTCTCTCGAGGCGGCATACCTTGGACCTTGTTTACTTAAACAGGCACAGGACTTGGTTCCCTCCGGGGGAAATCCTCGGAAGGCTCTTGAGTTGGCTCTACGTGCATTGAAATCATTTGAAAGTTGTGCGAGTGAGAAACCCAACTTGGAGCTAGTCATGTGTTTGCATGTTGTAGCATCACTATACTGCAGGTTAGGTCAGTACTCAGAGGCTATTCCTATTCTGGACCGTTCAATCGAAATTTCAGATATTGATGAAGGCCCCGATAGTGCACTTGCTAAATTTTCCGGATTAATGAAGTTGGGAGATACATATGCATTGATTGGAAAAATTGAGAACTCAATTCTTTGCTATACCGGTGGTTTGGAGGTTCAAAGAGAATTTCTTGGGGAGAAGGATTACCGAGTTGGTGAGACTTGTCGGTATGTTGCTGAAGCCCATGTCCAAGCATTCCAATTTGATGAGGCTGAGAAGCTTTGTCAGTTGGCTCTTGACATCCATAAAGAGAACGGATCTCCTCCTTCTCCCCAAGAGGCGGCGGATGGGAGACTTATGGGACTTATTTTGGAGTCAAAGGGAGAATATGAAGCTGCACTTGGGCAGTATGTTTTAGCAAGTATGACAATGGCAGAAAATGGGCAGGAATTAGATTTGGCTTCCATTGATTGCAGTATTGGCGATACGTACTTATCTTTGTCTAGGTATGATGAGGCTATTTTAGCTTATCAAAAAGCACTTGTGGTATTTAAGTCAGTCAAGGGGGAAAACCAACTGTCCGTTGCCTCAGTCTTTGTCCGTTTGGCTGACTTGTACAACAAGATTGGAAAGTTCAAGGAATCAAAATCCAACTGCGAAAATGCACTTCGGATTTATTCAAAACCCGTTCCAGGGGGCCATACAGAAGAGATTGCTAGTGGTCTCATCAATGTTTCTGCTATCTACGAGTCCATGAATGAACCGGGGGAGGCACTCAAATTGCTTCAGAAGGCTTTGAAGATATACGGGAATGCACCAGGTATGCAATGCACAATTGCAGGAATTGAAGCCCAAGTGGGAGTAATGTACTATATGATGGGAAGTTATTCTGATTCTCACGATTCGTTAGAAAGTGCTATTTCAAAGCTTAGGGAAGTCGGAGAGAAGAAATCTTCTCTTTTTGGTGTCGCTCTGAACCAAATGGGTCTTGTGTGTGTACAACTTCACGCGATAAATGAGGCTGCCGAGCTGTTTCAAGAAGCAAGGAGTATTTTCGAAAGTGAATATGGACCATATCACCCAAACACATTGGGAGTTTATAGTAATCTTGCTGGAACTTATGATGCATTGGGCAG GACAGATGATGCAATTGAAATACTGGATTATGTTGTTGGGATGAGAGAGGAGAAGCTAGGAACAGCAAATCCTGATGTGGATGACGAAAAGCGGAGGTTAGCCGAGTTATTGAAAGAAGGAGGGAGGGTTAGAAACAGGAAACTTATGTCACTGGAAACCCTCCTTGACACCAACTTACAGTTCTTATGA
- the LOC131298887 gene encoding 2-methylene-furan-3-one reductase-like, with protein sequence MAAEIPSHMKAWMYYDYGSFTDVLKFETKTSVPQVIKDDQVLVKVVAAALNPVDTARMMGFFKATDSPLPTIPGFDVAGVVVKVGPQVKQLKEGDEVYGNINEKPLEDTKQFGSLAEYTAVEEKLLGLKPQNLSFPEAAGLPLAIETAYQGLERCGPLDGKSVLVLGGAGGVGTLVIQLAKHVFGASRVAATCSTGKLEFLKSLGVDLAIDYTKENFEDLPEKFDVVFDGVGQCDKAVKAIKEGGKAISIIGKITPPALQVVVTSDGSVLEKLNPFLESGKVKPIVDPKGPFPFSQAVEAFSYLKTRRATGKVVIYPIP encoded by the exons ATGGCTGCAGAGATACCTAGTCATATGAAGGCTTGGATGTATTACGACTACGGAAGCTTCACTGATGTCTTGAAATTTGAGACCAAAACAAGTGTACCGCAGGTGATCAAGGACGACCAGGTACTTGTTAAGGTTGTCGCTGCGGCACTTAATCCGGTCGATACTGCCAGAATGATGGGGTTTTTCAAGGCCACCGACTCTCCTCTTCCT ACTATTCCTGGCTTCGATGTGGCTGGAGTGGTGGTCAAGGTGGGACCCCAAGTGAAGCAACTCAAGGAAGGAGATGAAGTGTATGGGAACATAAACGAGAAACCTTTAGAAGATACCAAACAGTTTGGCTCACTGGCAGAGTACACAGCAGTAGAAGAGAAGCTACTGGGCCTGAAGCCCCAAAACCTGAGTTTTCCTGAAGCTGCTGGGCTTCCACTTGCCATCGAGACTGCTTATCAAGGCCTTGAACGATGTGGGCCCTTAGATGGTAAATCTGTTCTTGTTTTGGGAGGTGCTGGTGGGGTTGGAACTCTTGTCATTCAG cTTGCAAAGCATGTGTTTGGTGCTTCTAGAGTAGCAGCTACATGTAGCACTGGGAAGCTAGAGTTTTTGAAGAGCTTGGGTGTTGATTTGGCCATTGATTACACCAAAGAGAACTTCGAAGACCTACCAGAGAAGTTTGATGTCGTATTTGATGGAGTTG GGCAATGTGACAAGGCAGTGAAGGCGATAAAAGAAGGCGGGAAAGCCATTTCAATAATTGGTAAAATCACCCCTCCTGCTCTCCAAGTTGTTGTGACTTCAGATGGATCTGTCTTAGAAAAATTGAACCCTTTCTTGGAGAGTGGAAAGGTGAAGCCAATAGTTGACCCTAAGGGCCCGTTCCCATTCTCCCAGGCCGTTGAAGCATTTTCGTATCTCAAAACTCGCAGAGCTACCGGAAAAGTGGTCATATATCCAATCCCATAA